The proteins below come from a single Takifugu flavidus isolate HTHZ2018 chromosome 6, ASM371156v2, whole genome shotgun sequence genomic window:
- the LOC130526895 gene encoding uncharacterized protein LOC130526895: MFSTKLVFAVVGFILNSGVLGKGSRICALKGTSLNLSCSAEHSTIPKWFKLNGTKWTEVLNGNGNSLKHQISKDTHPTLSVTGLTKDDKTSYCCNEKPENCHEDHIQLTVTALQVKVFPTTDGQTVTLMCSTTCTLTDRPAAYIWYRNSELLYQDRSPWYQEMVTSDKTVRYSCAIKGYEALRAPAVTVEWVSSTCFTVSYNDGRRCLYNHTSVKGPCSITYPTGSLSPSLTINPLTTLILSSFYSSIVCVLLL, encoded by the exons atgttttcaacaaaacttgtatttgccgttgttggtttcatcctcaactcag gggttctggggaaaggcagccgcatctgtgccttaaaaggtacttcattgaatctatcctgctcagctgaacattctacaatcccaaaatggttcaagctgaaTGGAACCAAGTGGACAGAAGTgttaaatggaaatggaaatagtctaaaacaccagatatctaaagatacccacccgactttatcagtcacgggtttaacaaaggacgacaaaacctcttactgctgcaatgagaaaccagaaaactgccatgaagaccacattcagctaactgttacag ccctgcaggtgaaggtgtttcccaccacagacggacagacggtaacactgatgtgcagcaccacctgtactctgactgacagacctgctgcctacatctggtacaggaactcagagcttctctatcaagacaggtctccatggtaccaggagatggtcacaagtgacaaaacagtcagatactcctgcgccatcaaaggctacgaggctctcagagctcctgcagtcacagtgg agtgggtctcatctacctgctttacggtgtcctacaatgatgggagaaggtgtttgtacaaccacacttcagtgaaaggaccctgctccatcacgtaccccacaggttcactttctccatcactcacaatcaatcctctcacaacactgatcctttcatcattttactcttcaattgtttgtgttttgttactgtaa
- the LOC130526890 gene encoding uncharacterized protein LOC130526890 has protein sequence MCSTACTLTDRPAAYIWYRNSELLYQERSPWYQEMVTSDKTVRYSCAIKGYEALRAPAVTVEWVSSTCFTVSYNDGRICLHNHTSVKGPCSITYPTEIYVEKTPRTDHVKLSCNTSCPPTTTQWYKNGKMHKDPLQLIPNTSQDNFLCAVSGVKELQSDEVCAADKSCLTVNYIKKRICALEGSSVNISSKYSSSNYTKSKAKHWSRIIWNGEKEERMNVLKTDHFTYHEDQEKQINTMSIKSVKKSDSAEYRFRLQDDNTRQKPGTVLIVTDIKVKISPSTEVTEGD, from the exons atgtgcagcaccgcctgtacgctgactgacagacctgctgcctacatctggtacaggaactcagagcttctctatcaagaaaggtctccatggtaccaggagatggtcaccagtgacaaaacagtcagatactcctgcgccatcaaaggctacgaggctctcagagctcctgcagtcacagtgg agtgggtctcatctacctgctttacggtgtcctacaatgatgggagaatTTGTTTGCacaaccacacttcagtgaaaggaccctgctccatcacgtaccccacag aaatatatgttgaaaagactccaaggacggatcatgtcaaactgagctgtaacaccagctgtcctcccacaaccactcaatggtacaagaacGGAAAAATGCATAAAGACCCATTACAACTAATACCCAACACTTctcaagacaacttcctgtgtgctgtcagtggtgtcaaggagctgcagtctgatgaagtct gtgctgctgacaaatcctgcctgactgtgaattatataaaaaagagaatctgtgctttggaaggttcctcagtaaacatctcaagtaaatattccagttcaaactacacaaaatccaaggctaaacactggtctagaataatctggaatggtgagaaggaggagagaatgaatgtattgaaaactgatcattttacatatcatgaggaccaagagaagcagattaacacaatgtcaattaaatctgtgaagaaaagtgactcagcagaatacagattcaggctccaagatgacaacacacgtcagaaacccggaactgttctgattgttacag acataaaagtcaagatcagtccatctacagaggtgacagaaggtgattGA